From the genome of Apodemus sylvaticus chromosome 3, mApoSyl1.1, whole genome shotgun sequence, one region includes:
- the Rnf223 gene encoding RING finger protein 223, producing the protein MSSAQRVWHAAMPPYRQNSSTASMPRSPGSGGSPKSPSTPGSVKVASPLECSICFSGYDNIFKTPKELSCAHVFCLECLARLAAAQPAGHPGREAMPCPFCRQPTTVPAAGAPALRTSRQLQAKMPAHLQREEPVWLEGTKLCCRPLPTTSGQEDSGFVCVDIGLRKPAEPTLPAPVQDPAPNPGWLARCWARFGDWRRVALVSVLLLVLFCVILWPVQCALKTGNLRCINRPPAATATATATTDALSLGS; encoded by the coding sequence AATGCCCAGGTCCCCTGGCTCAGGTGGCAGCCCCAAGTCCCCCAGTACTCCTGGCTCAGTGAAGGTAGCCTCCCCATTGGAGTGTTCCATCTGCTTCTCAGGCTATGACAACATTTTCAAGACACCCAAAGAGCTTTCATGTGCTCATGTCTTCTGTCTTGAGTGCTTGGCTAGGCTGGCAGCTGCCCAGCCTGCAGGCCATCCTGGCAGAGAAGCTATGCCCTGCCCATTCTGCCGACAGCCCACAACTGTGCCTGCCGCTGGGGCTCCTGCACTGCGCACCAGTCGTCAGCTACAGGCTAAGATGCCAGCACACCTACAGAGAGAGGAGCCAGTGTGGCTTGAGGGCACCAAACTGTGTTGCCGTCCCTTGCCCACCACTTCTGGCCAAGAGGACAGTGGCTTTGTGTGCGTGGACATAGGACTGAGAAAACCAGCTGAGCCCACCCTACCTGCACCTGTCCAAGACCCTGCACCCAACCCTGGCTGGCTGGCCCGCTGTTGGGCACGCTTTGGGGACTGGCGTCGTGTAGCACTGGTTTCTGTGCTGTTGCTGGTACTATTTTGTGTGATACTCTGGCCTGTACAGTGTGCACTCAAAACTGGAAATCTGCGTTGCATTAACCGGCCACCTGCAGCCACTGCcaccgccactgccaccaccgATGCCCTCTCCTTGGGCTCTTAG